The nucleotide window GCCGAGCCTCGGGCTGATCTCCAATGCCGGGCTTGTCCCGGCCTGCCGCACGCTGGACTGCATTTCGGTGTTCTCGCTCACCGTCGACGACGCAATGACCGCGCTGGCTGCGATGGCAGGACCCGACAGCGCCGATCCGTATTCGCGCGACCGGCCGCTCGGACCGATGTCGGCATTTCCCGAAACACTCCGGCTTGGCGTGCCGCGTAATGACCAATTGATCTTCTTCGGCGATCACGCCTCCGAGAGAGCCTATGGCGAAGCTATCGAGCGCTGGGCGCAGCTTGGCGCCACGCTGGTCGAATTCGACCTCGAACCTTTTTATGAAACCGCGCGGCTGCTCTATGAGGGCCCGTGGGTCGCCGAGCGATACCTTGTCATCCGCGATCTCCTCGCGTCATCGCCGGATTCGATCCATCCGGTGACGCGCGAGATCACCGCAGCCGGCGCGCGGCTGACCGCTGCCGATACCTTCGCCTCGCTCTATCGGCTGCAGGCGCTGCGGCGCACGGCCGAGCGGACTTTCGCCAATTTCGATGCGATGGCGCTGCCGACGGCGCCGACCGCCTATTCGACCGCGCAGGTACTGGCCGATCCGATCAAGCTCAACAGCCGGCTCGGCACCTACACCAATTTTGTGAATTTGCTCGATCTCTGCGGGCTGGCGCTGCCGGCATCCATGCGTCCCGACGGCATCCCGTTCGGCATCACGCTATTGGCGCCTGCGGGACGCGACGCGCAGCTCGCCAGCATCGGGCGGGTGTTTCATGCAGATACCAAACTGAAATTGGGAGCCAAGGGCCTGACGCAGCCCCCGCTCGCTACATTGCCGGCAGCCGTTAGCGGAGATGAAATCACCATCGCCGTCGTCGGCGCACATCTCTCCGGCATGGCGCTCAATGGCGAATTGCAGGCGCTCGGCGGACGCCTGCTCGAGGCAACCGCGACCGCATCGGACTACAAACTCTACGCGCTCGACACGGTGCCGCCGAAGCCCGGCATGCTGCGCGTCGACGCGGGCACCGGGAGTTCGATCAAGCTCGAGCTTTGGGCATTGTCGGCGACAGCGTTCGGCAAATTCGTCGCCGCCATCCCGCCGCCGCTCGGCATCGGCACCATACGGCTGATCGACGGTCGCGGCGTGAAGGGATTTCTGGTCGAGCCCATTGCCGTCAACGGC belongs to Bradyrhizobium icense and includes:
- the atzF gene encoding allophanate hydrolase; translated protein: MGSDTPETVADIVAAHRAGTMTPAQTVARSYQRIRDHNDPAVFISLRDENDALAEAEALTSKDAAAVPLFGVPVAVKDNIDALGLATTAACPAFAYSPAQDSTAVAKLRAAGAIIIGKTNLDQFATGLVGARSPYGIPVNPIRADLVPGGSSSGSAVAVSAGLVPLALGTDTAGSGRVPAMLNNIVGLKPSLGLISNAGLVPACRTLDCISVFSLTVDDAMTALAAMAGPDSADPYSRDRPLGPMSAFPETLRLGVPRNDQLIFFGDHASERAYGEAIERWAQLGATLVEFDLEPFYETARLLYEGPWVAERYLVIRDLLASSPDSIHPVTREITAAGARLTAADTFASLYRLQALRRTAERTFANFDAMALPTAPTAYSTAQVLADPIKLNSRLGTYTNFVNLLDLCGLALPASMRPDGIPFGITLLAPAGRDAQLASIGRVFHADTKLKLGAKGLTQPPLATLPAAVSGDEITIAVVGAHLSGMALNGELQALGGRLLEATATASDYKLYALDTVPPKPGMLRVDAGTGSSIKLELWALSATAFGKFVAAIPPPLGIGTIRLIDGRGVKGFLVEPIAVNGARDISTFGGWRAFMAEKAAV